GGCGCAGAACGAGTCTCGCTCCTCGGGCGCATGCGCAGTGCCGGGCCAGTGGGGCGGGTAAAGAGACACGTGGGAGAGAGGGGCCACCACCCGCTCGGCTTCGGCTGCGCACGCGCAGACCTACCGGCGTGACATTACTCACAGGCTGCCGAGAGAATTGTCCCCCGGCGGGCTCGCGGCGCCTACGTAGGAGAAAACGCACCGTTGCGCATGCGCATAGGCTGCCCGCGCCTGAAGCCGGCGGCTGTTGGCGCATGCGCTCTCAGCCGTTCCGCCCTGAGGTGCGAAGCGCGGGGCGGGACCGGGCTGCGGGACCGGGCTGCGGGACCGGCGGGAGGGCGGGGGCAGCGCGGCCGCTCCGCTTGGCCTCCGCAGGCACGGTCAGCCCGCACAGCCGGTCTCGAGGGCTAAACCCGTGGTCTGCCTGTGCTCAGAGAGCGGCCCTGCGGTGCGGGGCCCTGGCAGTGCCCGTGTGGGAGCtgagccttcctcctcctgccctcatAGCTCTGCCCTGCGGTGCGGGGCCCTGGCAGTGCCTGCTGGGGAGGCAAGCTCTTGGTGTACCCGTCACGTTGGTCCCACGCTGCGGTATGGGGCTTTGGAGAGAACAATTAACTCCTGTGTGGCAGGTGATGTTACGTGGTGTTTTAGAGATAAGAAAAAGCATCTTACAGGCTACAGTTAGCAGTTAAGGAGCTGCAGTTAGAGGTGCTGGGTGAAGCTAGTGGGGGAAGGCATGTCTGCAGAGTCTTGAAACCCAGCTAAGCGGCACTGAATGTTTTTTCAGTCAGGATGATCGCATGTGTGAAGGCCGTTTGTGTGCAGGGGTTTCTGTTATTGTGGTTTGTGGAGGCAGCAGTTAGTTAACTAGCATAAAGGATACATGTCAGGCACTGCAGCTCCTTAAGTTAGTATCAAGCATGGCCTTTTGTTAATAATTTGACAGTCATAGCATGAGAATGTGGGAAGATGACAGCTCTGCAGAATTATACATATACTTCAGCCTGTTAAAGAAGCATGGGATTCTTATTTGATCTCTCAATATCTTGTAACAGACTGCTGTCTGCAGCAGCCCCTTCTGCGCAGAGCTGAAGTTGATGTTCATGGAGAGACGCAGCCTCCGACGTCACCGGGTAATGCAGCCtgacccttgtcctgtcccttgTGCCTCCAGGGTGCCGTTTCCAGTCAGCCCCCTGAACCTGTGCAAACCCATCACTCGGTGCTCAGTGGCTGTGCGGTTCTGCTGCACAAAACATCTCGCCTGTACAAGGAGCTCCCGCTATTGACAGCTTCAGAGCTGCGTGGGTCCCTGATACGTGTGCCCGCTCTGCTCCTCCTCCGTCAGTTCCCTCCTCATTCACATACTGTCTCTTCTTCCTTCACCCCCGTTGTGTATCTTCAATGTCATTCTTGCATATTTTCCATTGAGATTCTCTTTCCCTGCCTGCCATCCTTGTCTCATCCTTACTCACAGCTGCGTCACTTGTAAATGCCATGGCACCTTCCCAGAGCCAGGATGAGCCGCTCCTGGTAACGGGCTGTCATTGCTGTGGGATTTCCACCTGCTGCCTCAGCCATACTCCCTGAGCACACACAGCTCCTGTCTTCCCACAACCTCTGCTGTGCTCGTGGAGCTGTGGGTGGCAGCTGTCTTTAGCTGCTTGATTTGGACTCACTCCTTGAAGAActtcagcaaaaaaagcaaaaagagagagatgcatGTGGCTCCTTTAGAGTATGTTTCAATTTTTTAGAGGAATATTGCCTGATGGGGGCCCTGGACTGGAAATTAGGAAATCTGGGACCAGTTTCCAGCACTTCCCAGGCTTCCTGAGTGAACCTGGATGCTTTGCTTAACCAGCCCCTTCACCATCCGTAAATTAAGTCACTTCtaccttctttcttcttcttgtccGATCCGCTCAGGCTGCGAAGGGGCCGAAACATTCCTTTGTTATTACCTTACGCAGCCTACAGAGCGAGCGGCACGGCCCTGAGCTTGGCCAGAGCCTCTGGCTgcctcagaaataaaatcactggGTGTTAAAATGGACGCAGACCCTTTCCAGACAGCGCCAGGCTGAGGGCGGAGGAGCCATGTGCTTTCCTCAAGCTGAAAATAGGAGACGGGTGTGTTTTGGGCCATCCCTGCTTTGTCCTCCTGGCGTTTGTTCCTCCGTGAATGTTTTCTGGGAGCAGCTGATGGCTGGTGCGGATGCCATCGCTTCTGATGGGGCCGTTTATCGTGTTTTTGGAGAAAATAcctttgttttgctgcagaagaggaagaagcctGGCAGCCCGGAGCACTTGACATTGTGCGTTATGCAAATGGCTGTGCGTCAGaggcactgctgctgcctgctcggGCGAGGGGCCCTGCGGAGGGCTTCCCACGGGAGCGGGGAACAGAGGAGCTCTTGTTCCAGCTCTTGCCGGTGCTGCTTCCAGCACGGTCGCCCGCTCGCTGGGCTGGACCGGCGGCAGCAGCGATGCCCATGGGGATGGTCCCTCTGTCCCACGGCTCTGTCCTTTActcctgtatttttctctcagcTGGCAGAACAGGACACGTTAGTCTGTGGCTCCAAAGGAAGGCACTGGTTGTTACAGGGGATTAATAAACGTGAACCTCTGAGGCGCTAACCCTGCTGGTTTTGGGGCTCTTTGGGAGTTTTTCACCCTGTCGCTGAATACTTCCTTCTCCGGggaggctggagcagccccggggctggcccCATGCTATGTCCCGCAGTCCTCGCAGCACTCCCCGTCAACGGGGCAGCTTTTGGGGGAGAAGACGCCCCGCCATGCTCGGGAGAGCCTGCCCGgtgcagcagagcccagctgcgGGTCCCTGTGCTGGCTGCCCCCGCCGCTTTGCTTCCCCCGCCCCGGGAGCGGCGATTTTGAGCCTCTCGGCCAGGTTGTGACGGGCACAGGCCCAGTCTTCCAGGCGAGGTCAGGCAGGCGGCCCCCCGCGTGGGAAGCAGGCGCTGGAGCCGTGTTACACAAGCGCGTCACGCCCCTGACGTTAAAATCGATGTCAGGAGGTGATGTCACAGGGCACGGCGCTGTCACCTTGGGTCACTTAACGCCACGCCACCGGGACGGGCACCGGTCAAGCGGGCCGGGATCCTGCTCCCACAGAGTCACCGTATCCGGAGCAGCGAACCGGATCGACGggtcattcatttatttatttcgGTTTCACCGTGCGCGGAGCCGGGGAGCCTCGGCCGTGCGCTGGCCTTCCCGGGGACCCGCTCCCTCTGCGGGCTGTAAGCACCACCGCTCCCTGCCCCGGGccgtgcagcccccccccgccccccgggaTCGTGtctgctccctgccccgggccgtgcagcccccccccccgcgggacCGTGTCTCtggcggggcccggcccggcgcggaTCCCCGCGGAAGCGGAAGCCGTGGGAACCGCCGGGCGGGCCGAACCActgcgcggggaggggggagactGTACCACTGCTGCTgtgcgctggggggggggggaagttgcTGGCGTGGAAGGGTCCCCGTGCACGTGCGGCCGGAGGGCCAGTCCAAATGCGCCGGAACGGCggggggaaggggcggggcgtACCGAGGGTGATTGGGGACAGAAGGGCGGCGCGTTTCGCTTGGGGCCGTGCTCACCGGCTCGGGGCAGGGCCAGCCGCCCCCGGGCTCTCCGGCCGCGCTGGGAGATGGGCCGTACCAATGCCAAAGGGAGATAAGTGGGCTGTACCAATGCCGCCTCTCTCGCGGGGGGGAGCGAAGGGCCTGTTCAACCAGCACCGGGATGGAGGGAGCCGTTCCCCGCGGCACGGGGAAGGGGATCTGGCTGGTCGCATGACAGCGGCACGGCAAGCTGCGGCGATGGCGAGCGAGGCCGCCTCAACGTCGCTTGTATCGCGTCGTCATGCCCGGAGCACCCCCGCGGTGGCGGCGGGTAGGCGCGCCCGGGGCGTTAAACcggggcggaggcggggggAGGGCGGACCGTACCAATGCCGGATGTGGGTGTGAGGCGGGTCGTGCCAATCACGGCGGGCGGGCTGTACCAAGGGGcgcgggcggggagggagcggcCTGTGCGCGAGGAGCCGTCTGGCGGCGCGCGGGCTCTCGGGTCTCTCCGCGCGGCCGGGCCGGACCGGGTCGagcgcagccccagccccgtcacgggccccgccgccaccgggccgggcccgccgccgccgcgccccctcccgccccttCTCGCTCCTTTCCGTCCCCCGGCCCGGTGTGTGGGAGGCGCCGGGCCCGCTCGGAAGAACGCCGACGCGCTCAATGCCCAGGGTgaggggccgcggcggggaggagctggggggctTCGGGTGAGGAAGGACCGCGGGAGGTTGGAGCTCCCGCCCCGGggcgggcccggccggggccggggggggggggcagtggctCCGGGGCGGCCTGTGGGGCTCCCCTTGGGTCCTTGGGAGGTTTTCAGGGGGTCCCACGGCCTCGGGGGCTGGTCCGGGGGGACCTCCCTGGCCTGGTGTGTCTCCTTTGGCCCCTGCGGCTGATTTGGGGCGGTCTTTGTGCTCGGGGGGTCCTGCCTGGTCTGCAGGTCTCGTTTCGGGGGGTCCTTGCTGGACTAGGAGGCCCTCTTTGGTCTGAGGGGCTGGTTCGGGGGGGGTCCTTCGTGGCCTGGGGAGATTTCCTGACCTGTGACCCTCGTTTGGGGAAGCCTTCTGGGCTTTGGGGGCTCCCTTGGCCCGAGGAGCAAGCGTGGGAACAGCTCACTCGTCTGTGAGGTCCCTACCTCTGCTTTGGGGGCTGGTTTTGGAGGGCCCTCCCTGCCTGTGGGGTCGGACTGGTGTGAGGGACCCCCATGGCTGGTAAGGCAGGTTTTAGGGTAGTAGCCCTTGCGTGCAGCATTGGGCTGCTCTGTGGGGTGAGGCTGGTTTGGAGGATCCTACCCTCACCTGTCAGATGGGGTTGACTTACAGTGCCCACCCCCCCGGGTCTGCAGAGCTGGTTTGTGGGGGTCCCCCctcagctgtggggctgggaccccAAAGGGATGGTTTAGGGGAGGGAGCCTGCCTTGTAcctgggtttggggaggggCGTTTGGGGGGAATTCATTGCCTGTAGGATTGCAACAGTGGGAGGATAAGGGGGCTGCCAAGGGGTTGGGGTGGGTGAATGAGGGGGTCTTGCTTGTACCTGGTAgggggggcatggggagggggtgttACTTATTCCTATGTGTGTGTACGGATGTGGGAAGAGTTTGAGAAAGGATGGGAGGGTTGTTCTGGGGGAAGGGGGCCTGCCTTGTGTTAGGTCTGGAGGTGGTCTGTAAAGGGTAAAGAATTTTTCTGGGGTCTGGGCTGGGAAGTGGAGAGGGGGAAGGCTGGGAGCAGTGTTGGGGGGGATCTTTCTCAGGCAGGAGGGGGGCACGtggagctgggaaggaagggTGTCCAGGATGTGGTGGTTTTCCTGGGGTTTGAGTGGGGGCAGGGTTGTGAATGCCGAGGCCAGTTTGTGTAGATAGAGTGCTGCCCTGTGGGATTTGGAGCTGCCTGGGCTGGAGGGGGGCGGAGGTGTTGATGAAGTCTGGCCAGGACAGTGGCTAAAGAAAGTACTGGTGTTGCTGGGGATGCTAAGAGTGACCTGCAGGAAGGTCTGAGACAGGGAGTGGTGTCCTTACTGGGAATGGCTGTGGTTTGCCGCTTAGGGCGTGCTTTGGTGGGTGAGGAACCCTGGCTGTTGAGAGCTGGAGGTTTGGGATGTGGAGCGCAGGCGAGGTTGCAGTTTGGGAGGTGTTACGGTACAGGGATCATCGCAGAAGTGGCCTCCACTCAGTTGCAGTGATGGTTCCTCGTGGTTCCTCGGTGTGATTAGTCACgatctgctttttctcttaggGCAGCTGTGTGCTTGTTGGTTTCAGTGCGAGGAGGAGTAAGGCAGAAAGTTGGCTTTTAAAGGCTACTGTATAAATGGAAACTTGCTTAAAAACTCCCAAAATGAACCAGTCAGGTTCTGACTCAGAACTGCAGTTAGtatataaagaaggaaaaaagataaaccCACCACTAGAAGCAGCCAGAAAACTCTATCTCCTTATGACTCAACATGTAGAAATACTTAGATTTAATGAACTCAACTGTTGGAAAAAAGAGACTGGTTGGAGTTAAGGTAGGAGTACGTATCGGAGTATGTATCTGTGTACATATGGACGTGCAGCCAGGAATGTAGACCTTCTTACATAGGGTCTGTTTGTGACGATTTTACATCTCTCATACACGTTCAGGTTTAATTACCTGCAAATATCCATCATTCTTTCCCACACAGCAGTACTCAAATGTTCTTCCTCTATCAGAGCGGAGCTGAACTGTGATCGCAGCCGGTTTACTTGCTCCTGGACTTTGCCCCATGGTGGAATGCTGTGCTGGTTAACTGTTGTGAGGCCTGGGAGGGAGAGCCGGGCGATGCAAGGCTTGTGGAAAGGCATGTTTCTGTCCTCGCTTTAAGGAAGATGATCCACAGCTGAAAATGTAGCTCTTGAGATATTGTAGTGCAAGCAGATAATTTTTGTAAATGATGTAGGTTGTGTATTTTGATAGTatctttggaggagaaaaaacattgtCAGTGATGTACCGTTACTGAACTAGCAGAGAGGAGC
This genomic window from Grus americana isolate bGruAme1 chromosome 23, bGruAme1.mat, whole genome shotgun sequence contains:
- the LOC129195892 gene encoding uncharacterized protein LOC129195892 isoform X3: MKGAGGGSGAGGRGAERAERRCHTVRRGARAGSEGPEGPPPVVSCVCVCVCVCVCVCPPLPRDHPARLCACVGTPPRAEPPASRLTARPQDAQAHSANGGRRTSLAPRAHAQCRASGAGKETRGREGPPPARLRLRTRRPTGVTLLTGCRENCPPAGSRRLRRRKRTVAHAHRLPAPEAGGCWRMRSQPFRPETAVCSSPFCAELKLMFMERRSLRRHRLRHL
- the LOC129195892 gene encoding uncharacterized protein LOC129195892 isoform X1 → MKGAGGGSGAGGRGAERAERRCHTVRRGARAGSEGPEGPPPVVSCVCVCVCVCVCVCPPLPRDHPARLCACVGTPPRAEPPASRLTARPQDAQAHSANGGRRTSLAPRAHAQCRASGAGKETRGREGPPPARLRLRTRRPTGVTLLTGCRENCPPAGSRRLRRRKRTVAHAHRLPAPEAGGCWRMRSQPFRPETAVCSSPFCAELKLMFMERRSLRRHRKRKKPGSPEHLTLCVMQMAVRQRHCCCLLGRGALRRASHGSGEQRSSCSSSCRCCFQHGRPLAGLDRRQQRCPWGWSLCPTALSFTPVFFSQLAEQDTLVCGSKGRHWLLQGINKREPLRR
- the LOC129195892 gene encoding uncharacterized protein LOC129195892 isoform X2; the protein is MKGAGGGSGAGGRGAERAERRCHTVRRGARAGSEGPEGPPPVVSCVCVCVCVCVCVCPPLPRDHPARLCACVGTPPRAEPPASRLTARPQDAQAHSANGGRRTSLAPRAHAQCRASGAGKETRGREGPPPARLRLRTRRPTGVTLLTGCRENCPPAGSRRLRRRKRTVAHAHRLPAPEAGGCWRMRSQPFRPEGAVSSQPPEPVQTHHSVLSGCAVLLHKTSRLYKELPLLTASELRGSLIRVPALLLLRQFPPHSHTVSSSFTPVVYLQCHSCIFSIEILFPCLPSLSHPYSQLRHL